The proteins below come from a single Serratia fonticola genomic window:
- the mgrA gene encoding L-glyceraldehyde 3-phosphate reductase: MVYQAEPARYQNMEYRRCGRSGLQLPAVSLGMWHNFGDSTLYDNARSLVHRAFDLGITHFDLANNYGPPPGSAEENFGRILHQDLQPYRDELIISSKAGYTMWPGPYGDWGSKKYLVASLNQSLQRMRLDYVDIFYHHRPDPDTPLEETMAALDLIVRQGKALYVGLSNYPAERARQAFAILQQLGTPCVIHQPKYSMFERWVEPELLDTLEEHGVGSIAFSPLAGGMLTDRYLQGIPPDSRAASGSRSLTPEQITETKLQKVRLLNVLAERRGQKLSQMALAWVLRNDRVTSVLIGASKVSQIEDAVGMLANRKFSAEEIAKIEQILM, encoded by the coding sequence ATGGTTTATCAAGCTGAGCCTGCCCGCTACCAGAATATGGAATATCGCCGCTGTGGCCGCAGCGGGCTGCAACTGCCAGCCGTTTCACTCGGTATGTGGCACAACTTTGGTGATAGCACACTGTATGACAATGCGCGCAGCCTGGTGCATCGTGCCTTCGATCTTGGTATTACCCACTTCGATCTGGCCAATAACTACGGGCCACCGCCGGGTTCTGCCGAGGAGAATTTCGGCCGTATTCTGCATCAGGATCTCCAGCCTTATCGCGATGAGCTGATTATCTCTTCCAAGGCGGGCTACACCATGTGGCCTGGCCCCTACGGTGACTGGGGATCGAAGAAATACCTGGTCGCCAGCCTGAACCAGAGCCTGCAACGCATGCGGCTCGACTATGTGGATATCTTCTACCATCACCGCCCTGATCCAGATACGCCGCTGGAAGAAACCATGGCGGCGCTGGATTTGATAGTCCGCCAAGGGAAAGCGCTGTATGTCGGGTTATCGAATTACCCGGCCGAACGGGCGCGGCAAGCATTTGCCATACTGCAACAGCTTGGCACCCCTTGCGTGATCCACCAGCCGAAGTACTCGATGTTTGAACGCTGGGTCGAACCCGAGTTGCTGGATACGCTGGAAGAGCATGGCGTGGGGTCTATCGCCTTCTCACCGCTGGCCGGAGGCATGCTGACCGATCGCTATCTGCAAGGCATCCCGCCTGATTCCCGCGCAGCCAGCGGCAGCCGCTCGCTCACTCCCGAGCAGATTACCGAAACGAAACTGCAAAAGGTTCGCCTGCTGAATGTGTTGGCAGAACGGCGTGGTCAAAAGCTGTCGCAAATGGCGCTGGCCTGGGTATTGCGTAACGATCGCGTCACTTCCGTATTGATTGGTGCTAGCAAAGTCAGCCAGATTGAAGATGCGGTCGGTATGTTGGCCAACCGTAAGTTCAGCGCAGAAGAGATCGCCAAGATTGAGCAGATCCTGATGTAA
- a CDS encoding ion channel protein, producing the protein MLHPRANAMLAFALPAIVIGSASSLILILLMESASVLQNLLWTRLPEMLDIDSHSPWWTIGILTLAGIAVGLIIRFVPGHAGPDPATESLIGMPLPVAAVPGLALALMIGLAGGVSLGPENPITAVNIALVVALGARLLPKVPRMDWIILAAAGTIGAMFGTPVAAALIFSQTLGGNNEVPLWDRLFAPLMAAAAGAVTTQMFFTPNFTLQLDAYDVIRLRDIFSGSVVALIAIALGMVAIWCFPRMHHMFHSLKNPVLMLGLGGLLLGILGVIGGDVTLFKGLDEMKLLVVDGSFTTNQLLVITLTKLAALVVAAASGFRGGRIFPAVFIGVALGLMLHQHVPAVPAAITVSCAIMGLVLVVTRDGWLSLFMAVAVVPELHLLPILCIVMLPAWLVLAGKPLMLVVKNQPPHED; encoded by the coding sequence ATGCTGCATCCACGCGCCAATGCTATGTTGGCCTTCGCTCTGCCCGCGATCGTTATCGGTTCCGCCTCCAGCCTGATCCTCATCTTGCTGATGGAAAGTGCCAGCGTGCTGCAGAACTTGCTGTGGACTCGCCTTCCGGAAATGCTCGATATAGATAGCCATTCCCCGTGGTGGACCATCGGTATTCTTACGCTGGCTGGTATCGCCGTTGGGCTGATCATACGTTTCGTGCCGGGCCATGCCGGGCCAGATCCGGCTACCGAATCGCTGATCGGCATGCCTTTGCCAGTGGCCGCCGTACCGGGGCTGGCTTTAGCTTTGATGATCGGCCTGGCAGGTGGCGTTAGTTTGGGGCCGGAAAACCCGATCACCGCCGTCAATATTGCCCTGGTGGTCGCACTCGGGGCCAGGCTATTACCCAAAGTGCCCAGGATGGATTGGATCATCCTCGCTGCCGCTGGCACGATTGGCGCAATGTTCGGTACCCCTGTTGCCGCCGCCCTGATTTTCTCGCAAACGCTAGGGGGAAATAACGAAGTCCCCCTGTGGGATCGGCTGTTTGCCCCGCTGATGGCCGCTGCCGCCGGGGCCGTCACTACCCAGATGTTCTTTACCCCGAACTTTACCCTACAGCTTGATGCTTACGATGTGATCCGGCTACGCGATATCTTCAGCGGCTCGGTGGTCGCGCTGATCGCTATTGCCCTGGGGATGGTGGCGATCTGGTGCTTCCCACGCATGCACCACATGTTCCATTCGCTGAAAAATCCGGTATTGATGCTCGGGCTAGGTGGCCTGTTGCTGGGGATCCTTGGGGTCATTGGCGGAGATGTCACCCTATTCAAAGGGTTGGATGAGATGAAACTGTTGGTGGTCGACGGCAGTTTCACCACCAACCAATTGTTGGTGATCACCCTGACCAAGCTGGCCGCCCTGGTGGTAGCTGCCGCCAGTGGCTTCCGCGGCGGGCGTATTTTCCCAGCGGTATTTATAGGTGTCGCACTGGGGTTGATGTTGCATCAACATGTTCCGGCGGTTCCGGCAGCGATCACCGTTTCCTGTGCCATTATGGGGTTGGTGCTGGTGGTGACTCGCGACGGCTGGCTGAGCCTGTTTATGGCCGTGGCGGTGGTGCCAGAGCTGCACCTGTTACCGATACTCTGTATTGTGATGTTGCCCGCCTGGCTGGTGCTGGCGGGCAAACCTTTGATGCTGGTAGTAAAAAACCAGCCTCCGCATGAAGACTAA
- a CDS encoding aspartate/glutamate racemase family protein: MKVLGLLGGMSWESTIPYYRMINEQVKQRLGGLHSAKIVLYSVDFHEVERLQHQGDWEGAGRLLAGAAASLRAAGAEAIVICTNTMHKVADAVEQASGLPLIHIADATALQVRQQNIRRIGLLGTRFTMEQDFYRGRLQDKFAIEVVTPDAADRDIVHRIIYEELCLGKIVDTSRDEYRRIIAKLEQQGAEGIIFGCTEIGLLVSAQDAAVPVFDTTAIHAHAAAEYALA; the protein is encoded by the coding sequence ATGAAAGTGTTGGGATTATTGGGGGGGATGAGTTGGGAATCCACCATCCCCTATTACCGAATGATCAACGAGCAGGTGAAACAGCGGCTTGGTGGTCTGCATTCAGCCAAAATCGTGCTCTACAGCGTGGATTTTCATGAAGTGGAACGCTTGCAGCACCAAGGTGATTGGGAGGGGGCTGGCCGTTTGCTGGCAGGGGCCGCCGCTTCGCTGCGTGCTGCCGGTGCCGAAGCCATCGTGATTTGTACCAACACTATGCATAAGGTGGCGGATGCGGTGGAACAGGCCAGCGGCCTGCCGCTGATCCATATTGCCGATGCCACGGCATTGCAGGTACGCCAGCAAAATATTCGCCGTATCGGCTTACTCGGCACGCGCTTTACCATGGAGCAGGATTTTTACCGTGGGCGTTTGCAGGATAAATTTGCTATCGAAGTGGTTACGCCGGATGCCGCCGATCGCGATATCGTACACCGCATCATTTATGAAGAGCTATGCCTGGGCAAGATCGTTGATACCTCACGCGATGAATATCGCCGGATTATTGCCAAGCTGGAACAGCAGGGCGCCGAGGGGATCATCTTTGGCTGCACCGAGATCGGCCTGTTGGTTAGCGCACAAGATGCCGCGGTGCCGGTATTCGACACCACGGCCATTCATGCGCACGCCGCTGCCGAGTATGCTCTGGCTTAG
- a CDS encoding alpha-keto acid decarboxylase family protein: MNKSYTVADYLLDRLAQIGIRHFFGVPGDYNLQFLDHVIDHQQITWVGCANELNAAYAADGYARCKPAAALLTTFGVGELSAINGIAGSYAEYLPVIHIVGTPALRAQRAGDLLHHSLGDGDFGHFARMAQEVTIAQASLTASNAEAEIDRLLTTALYERRPVYLLLPSDVAEAPLVSRPAPLVLRQPNLSEVSLQAFIAAAREKLQDAQRVSLLADFLAERFGAEPLLEQWMNEVNIPHSTLLLGKSVLDETHACFTGTYAAAASDPQVKQQIEGADVVINVGVRFTDTITAGFSHNLPVDKCIDIQPFEARVGQQVFSQIPMREAVKALHQLTLSLASKWSLPSIKRPALPDPSSSGLDQHSFWQQIQDFLQPGDILIAEQGTACFGAASLTLPRGCRFIVQSLWGSIGYTLPAAFGAQTADPQRRVVLLIGDGAAQLTVQELGSMLRDGQKPVILLLNNDGYTIERAIHGPEQRYNDIAQWNWTRLPQALSLDHQMKCLRVTAPEQLRAALEEVGGSEQLAFIEVVLPKMDFPELLDNVSRAIQSRNAAA, translated from the coding sequence ATGAACAAGAGCTATACGGTGGCAGATTACCTTCTCGATCGGTTAGCCCAGATTGGCATTCGCCACTTTTTCGGTGTACCGGGAGATTACAACCTGCAGTTTCTCGATCATGTTATCGATCATCAGCAGATAACCTGGGTAGGCTGCGCCAACGAGCTGAACGCCGCCTATGCCGCCGATGGTTATGCCCGCTGCAAACCGGCCGCGGCACTGTTGACCACCTTTGGCGTGGGTGAATTAAGTGCGATTAACGGCATTGCCGGCAGTTATGCCGAATACCTGCCGGTGATCCACATTGTTGGCACACCGGCTTTGCGAGCCCAGCGAGCCGGGGATTTACTGCACCATTCTTTAGGGGATGGGGACTTCGGCCATTTTGCCCGTATGGCGCAAGAGGTCACCATAGCTCAGGCCAGCCTGACGGCCAGCAATGCTGAAGCAGAAATCGATCGCTTATTGACGACCGCGCTGTACGAGCGCCGCCCGGTGTATCTGCTGTTGCCAAGTGATGTCGCCGAAGCTCCGTTGGTCTCGCGCCCAGCACCTTTGGTATTGCGCCAGCCCAATCTTTCCGAGGTATCTCTACAGGCATTTATCGCTGCCGCGCGGGAAAAACTGCAGGACGCACAGCGGGTTTCCCTGCTGGCGGATTTCCTGGCCGAACGCTTCGGGGCCGAACCCTTGCTGGAACAATGGATGAATGAGGTCAATATTCCGCACTCGACGCTGCTGTTAGGCAAAAGTGTGTTGGATGAAACCCATGCCTGCTTTACTGGAACCTATGCCGCAGCCGCCAGCGATCCGCAGGTTAAGCAGCAGATTGAGGGTGCCGATGTGGTGATTAACGTCGGGGTGCGTTTCACCGATACCATCACCGCCGGTTTTAGTCACAATCTGCCCGTGGATAAATGCATCGATATCCAACCGTTCGAGGCGCGGGTTGGTCAGCAGGTTTTCAGCCAGATCCCTATGCGCGAAGCAGTAAAGGCTCTACATCAACTGACGTTATCGTTAGCCAGCAAGTGGTCGTTGCCGTCCATTAAACGGCCAGCGCTACCGGATCCGAGTTCCAGCGGTCTTGATCAACATAGTTTTTGGCAGCAGATCCAAGACTTCTTGCAGCCGGGGGATATCCTGATTGCGGAGCAGGGCACCGCCTGTTTTGGCGCGGCGTCGTTGACGCTGCCGCGGGGTTGCCGGTTTATCGTACAGTCCTTATGGGGATCAATCGGCTATACCTTACCGGCGGCATTTGGCGCGCAGACTGCTGATCCTCAGCGTCGGGTGGTATTGCTGATTGGCGATGGGGCCGCTCAGCTTACCGTGCAGGAGTTGGGCAGCATGTTGCGCGATGGGCAAAAGCCGGTGATCTTGCTGCTGAATAATGACGGTTACACTATTGAGCGAGCCATCCATGGGCCGGAACAGCGCTATAACGATATCGCGCAATGGAACTGGACGCGTCTACCGCAGGCATTATCGCTCGATCATCAGATGAAGTGCCTGCGCGTCACCGCGCCTGAGCAGTTGCGTGCAGCGCTTGAAGAGGTCGGCGGTAGCGAGCAACTGGCGTTTATCGAGGTGGTGTTGCCGAAAATGGATTTTCCCGAACTGCTTGATAACGTGTCACGTGCCATTCAATCGCGTAATGCGGCGGCTTGA
- a CDS encoding LysR family transcriptional regulator, which produces MRYSPEALLAFVEAAALGSFSAAARRLRKSQSTISTAIANLEADLGLTLFDRQARQPVLTEAGRKVLGHVQEILAASERLDALSIRLGDNIEPRLTIVFSDTYQPNHHDNLLKHFERRYQDIELECMIAEGEDVLDLLQTGRAHLGMLAVQPNYPPEIAVARLPEQTEMGLFVAHDHPLTLIPALTQAHLASSRQLYLNTYTSNSAPKPRGRAWSAPSYLMLLEMAEQGAGWAILPHWLVKQYGRQRLTELKIRGWPQTISVDAVWSKLTPPGPAGLWLLDRLLENATDQAAALRD; this is translated from the coding sequence ATGCGCTATTCCCCAGAAGCCCTACTGGCCTTTGTTGAGGCTGCCGCGTTAGGCTCGTTTTCTGCCGCCGCACGCAGGCTGCGCAAAAGCCAATCCACCATCAGCACCGCCATTGCCAATCTGGAGGCCGATCTCGGGCTGACGCTGTTCGATCGGCAGGCACGCCAACCTGTATTGACCGAGGCTGGCCGCAAGGTGCTGGGCCACGTGCAGGAAATTCTCGCTGCCAGCGAACGACTCGATGCCTTGAGCATCCGCTTGGGGGACAATATCGAACCACGGCTGACCATCGTTTTTTCCGATACCTATCAGCCCAACCATCACGACAACCTGCTGAAACATTTCGAGCGGCGTTATCAGGATATCGAGCTGGAATGTATGATCGCCGAAGGGGAGGATGTGCTGGATCTGCTACAGACTGGCCGCGCCCACCTGGGGATGCTGGCGGTACAACCCAACTACCCTCCCGAGATCGCCGTCGCCAGGCTGCCAGAGCAGACTGAAATGGGGCTGTTTGTCGCTCATGATCATCCGCTGACCCTTATTCCTGCCCTGACACAGGCACACCTTGCCAGCAGCCGCCAACTTTACCTCAACACTTATACCAGCAACAGCGCGCCAAAACCGCGCGGCAGGGCCTGGTCGGCGCCCAGCTATCTGATGTTGCTAGAGATGGCGGAACAGGGGGCGGGCTGGGCAATACTGCCGCACTGGCTGGTCAAACAGTACGGGCGGCAACGTCTGACAGAGCTGAAAATACGTGGCTGGCCGCAAACCATCTCGGTCGACGCCGTATGGTCCAAGCTTACCCCGCCGGGGCCGGCGGGGCTGTGGTTATTGGATCGCCTGCTGGAAAATGCCACCGATCAAGCCGCCGCATTACGCGATTGA
- a CDS encoding Nramp family divalent metal transporter, which produces MLNSRAVNNSSSRPSRKIKLSLMGPAFIAAIGYIDPGNFATNIQAGASFGYTLLWVVVWANVMAMLIQLLSAKLGIATGKNLAEHIRDRFPRPAVWAYWVQAEIIAMATDLAEFIGAAIGFKLLLGVTLLQGAVLTGIATFLILMLQKRGQKPLELVIGGLLLFVAMAYIVELVFSQPQLSGLLRGMAIPDLPNGDAVFLAAGVLGATIMPHVIYLHSSLTQTAGKDSKAERYSATKLDVAIAMTIAGFVNLAMMATAAAAFHFNGHSGITDLDQAYLTLQPLLGNAAATIFGLSLVAAGLSSTVVGTLAGQVVMQGFVRFYIPIWVRRVVTMMPSFIVIMMGMDATRILVLSQVLLSFGIALALVPLLAFTGNRELMGDMVNGRLIQNLGKLIVLVVVGLNGYLLISNLL; this is translated from the coding sequence ATGCTGAACAGTCGCGCGGTTAACAATTCCTCCAGCCGCCCGTCCAGAAAGATCAAACTTTCTCTGATGGGGCCTGCCTTTATCGCCGCCATCGGCTATATCGACCCCGGTAATTTTGCCACTAATATTCAAGCTGGCGCTTCTTTTGGCTACACGCTGCTGTGGGTGGTGGTATGGGCCAACGTCATGGCGATGCTGATCCAACTGCTGTCTGCCAAACTCGGCATCGCTACCGGTAAAAACCTTGCTGAACATATCCGCGATCGCTTCCCGCGCCCGGCCGTCTGGGCCTATTGGGTGCAGGCGGAGATTATCGCGATGGCCACTGACTTGGCCGAGTTTATCGGTGCCGCGATCGGTTTCAAACTGCTGCTGGGGGTAACGCTGCTGCAGGGGGCTGTCCTCACCGGCATTGCCACCTTCCTGATCCTGATGCTGCAAAAACGCGGGCAAAAGCCACTGGAATTGGTGATTGGCGGCCTGCTGCTGTTTGTGGCAATGGCCTATATCGTCGAGCTGGTATTTTCTCAGCCGCAGCTGAGCGGGTTGCTTAGAGGGATGGCGATCCCGGATTTGCCGAATGGTGACGCGGTGTTTCTTGCTGCGGGGGTGTTAGGGGCAACCATCATGCCGCATGTGATTTATTTGCACTCCTCGCTGACGCAGACTGCCGGTAAAGACTCTAAAGCCGAACGTTATTCGGCCACCAAGCTGGACGTGGCGATCGCCATGACCATTGCCGGTTTTGTTAACCTGGCGATGATGGCCACCGCCGCTGCCGCATTCCATTTCAACGGCCACAGCGGTATTACCGATCTCGACCAAGCCTACCTGACGTTGCAACCGCTGCTCGGCAATGCGGCGGCCACCATTTTTGGTCTGAGCCTGGTTGCAGCAGGTCTCTCTTCTACCGTGGTAGGCACCTTGGCGGGGCAGGTGGTGATGCAGGGCTTTGTCCGCTTCTATATCCCAATCTGGGTACGGCGGGTGGTCACCATGATGCCATCGTTTATTGTCATCATGATGGGGATGGATGCGACGCGTATTCTGGTTTTGAGCCAGGTGCTGCTGAGCTTTGGTATTGCCCTGGCCTTGGTGCCGCTGCTGGCGTTTACCGGCAACCGTGAACTGATGGGGGATATGGTCAACGGCCGCCTGATCCAGAATCTCGGTAAACTGATTGTGTTGGTGGTGGTTGGGCTCAACGGTTATCTGCTGATCAGCAACCTGCTTTAA
- a CDS encoding multidrug/biocide efflux PACE transporter, translating to MQLQNKSLTERIVHAVGFEAIAVMICAPVGSWLLNRSMAQVGTLAIMLSTVAMLWNIVYNSIFDRLWPVSRVVRTLKVRIGHAFGFEAGFVLIGLPIAAFMLNISLWQAFVLELGFFLFFLPYTMVYNWFYDTLRQRWFEPRQAQVSSSRSK from the coding sequence ATGCAGTTGCAAAACAAGTCGTTGACTGAACGTATCGTTCACGCAGTGGGATTCGAAGCTATCGCTGTAATGATCTGTGCCCCTGTGGGGTCGTGGTTGCTTAACCGCTCGATGGCACAGGTCGGGACGCTGGCGATCATGTTATCTACCGTCGCCATGCTGTGGAACATTGTCTATAACTCGATCTTTGATCGGTTGTGGCCAGTGAGCCGAGTGGTCAGAACGCTGAAAGTGCGTATTGGCCACGCCTTTGGCTTTGAAGCCGGGTTTGTACTGATTGGTCTGCCGATAGCCGCCTTTATGCTCAATATTTCCTTGTGGCAGGCCTTTGTGTTGGAGCTCGGTTTCTTCCTGTTCTTCCTGCCCTATACCATGGTGTATAACTGGTTCTACGATACCCTGCGCCAGCGTTGGTTCGAGCCGCGCCAGGCTCAGGTAAGCAGCTCACGTAGCAAATAA
- a CDS encoding DUF2502 domain-containing protein: protein MFKPLFTAAILAALFMPIAPIAHASSVNIDLLPGVSLQIGDQDKRGNYWDGYDWRDRDWWHGHQGRDLGERSRRGYYWDGYRWRDRDYWHKNYYYHDGRYRKADKYYYKQYKKQHHKNKHHHKNHHHDHDD from the coding sequence ATGTTTAAACCTCTGTTTACCGCTGCCATTCTGGCGGCGCTTTTCATGCCCATCGCACCCATCGCCCATGCCAGCAGCGTCAATATTGATTTGCTGCCGGGGGTCTCACTGCAGATTGGTGACCAGGACAAACGGGGCAATTATTGGGACGGTTACGACTGGCGCGATCGCGATTGGTGGCATGGCCATCAGGGGCGTGATTTAGGGGAGCGCAGCCGCCGTGGCTACTATTGGGATGGCTATCGCTGGCGTGATCGCGATTACTGGCACAAAAATTATTACTACCATGATGGCCGCTACCGCAAGGCCGATAAATACTATTACAAGCAGTATAAAAAGCAGCACCATAAGAACAAGCATCATCACAAAAACCACCATCACGATCATGATGATTGA
- a CDS encoding L-lactate MFS transporter — translation MNSKPANRSLIVLGTIICQMGLGTIYTWSLFNQPLVDKFHWGLGDVATTFSITSFFLAFATLFAGKLQERFGIRNLTLVSGVLVGLGLIASAHVQSLDMIYLLAGVVVGFAVGIAYISTLSNLIKWFPDNKGLISGISVGAFGSGSLLFKYVNAALISGAGVSAAFFYWGVIVMALIVLGSMLLKEPVQVNQQANHGTLGNDYTVRQMLASKEAYMLFVIFFAACMSGLYLIGIVKDMGVQLAGMDLATAANTVSAVAIFNTAGRIILGTLSDKVGRMRVISFTMLVTILAIAALSFVTLSHTLFFICVGAVAFCFGGNITVFPAIVGDFFGLKNHSKNYGIIYQGFGLGALAGSFVANHFGGFHATFMVMGVLSVISLLITLFIKAPKAVEQEEESHAEPVLAKANG, via the coding sequence ATGAACAGCAAACCGGCAAATCGCAGCTTAATCGTTCTCGGCACCATCATCTGCCAGATGGGCCTCGGCACTATCTATACCTGGAGCCTGTTCAACCAGCCGCTGGTAGACAAGTTCCATTGGGGCCTTGGCGATGTCGCTACCACCTTCTCGATCACCAGCTTCTTCCTGGCCTTCGCCACGCTGTTCGCCGGTAAGCTACAAGAGCGTTTCGGTATTCGCAATCTGACACTGGTCTCCGGCGTGCTGGTCGGCCTAGGGTTGATTGCCAGCGCCCACGTGCAATCGCTGGATATGATTTATCTGTTGGCAGGCGTGGTGGTCGGTTTTGCGGTGGGTATCGCTTACATCTCTACGCTGTCCAACCTGATCAAATGGTTCCCGGATAACAAGGGGCTGATTTCCGGCATCTCCGTCGGGGCGTTCGGTAGCGGCAGTCTGCTGTTCAAATACGTTAACGCCGCCCTGATTAGCGGTGCCGGTGTCTCTGCTGCATTCTTCTATTGGGGCGTAATCGTGATGGCGCTGATTGTGCTGGGCTCCATGCTGCTCAAAGAACCGGTGCAGGTTAACCAACAGGCTAACCACGGTACGCTGGGCAACGATTACACCGTGCGCCAGATGCTGGCCAGCAAAGAGGCCTACATGCTGTTCGTGATTTTCTTCGCAGCCTGTATGAGTGGCCTGTATCTGATCGGTATCGTTAAAGACATGGGCGTACAGCTGGCTGGAATGGATTTGGCCACCGCCGCCAACACCGTTTCTGCCGTGGCAATCTTCAATACCGCAGGCCGCATCATTCTGGGCACCCTGTCCGATAAAGTAGGCCGTATGCGCGTCATCAGCTTCACCATGCTGGTCACTATTCTGGCAATTGCCGCACTGAGCTTCGTGACGCTGAGCCATACGCTGTTCTTTATCTGCGTCGGCGCGGTCGCTTTCTGCTTCGGTGGCAACATTACCGTCTTCCCGGCGATTGTCGGTGACTTCTTCGGCCTGAAAAACCACAGCAAGAACTACGGCATCATTTATCAGGGCTTTGGTCTGGGCGCGCTGGCAGGGTCGTTTGTTGCCAACCACTTCGGCGGCTTCCACGCGACCTTTATGGTGATGGGTGTGCTGTCGGTGATTTCACTGCTGATCACCCTGTTTATCAAAGCGCCGAAAGCGGTAGAGCAGGAAGAAGAGTCTCACGCAGAGCCGGTGTTGGCCAAAGCCAACGGCTAA